One window of the Eschrichtius robustus isolate mEscRob2 chromosome X, mEscRob2.pri, whole genome shotgun sequence genome contains the following:
- the GNL3L gene encoding guanine nucleotide-binding protein-like 3-like protein, with translation MMKLRHKNKKPGKSSKGRKKISWFHTQPAKQNGKKAATKVASAPQFVHSNDHASREAELKKKRVEDMREKQQAAREQERHRRRTIESYCQDVLRRQKEFERKEEVLEELNMFPQLDDEATRKAYYKEFRKVVEYSDVILEVLDARDPLGCRCFQMEETVLQAEGNKRLVLILNKIDLVPKEVVEKWLEYLRNELPVVAFKASTQHQVKNLNRCSVPVDQASESLLKSKACFGAENLMRVLGNYCRLGEVRTHIRVGVVGLPNVGKSSLINSLKRSRACSVGAVPGVTKFMQEVYLDKFIRLLDAPGIVPGPNSEVGTILCNCIRVQKLADPVTPVETILQRCNLEEISSYYGVSGFQTTEHFLTAVAHRLGKKKKGGIYSQEQAAKAVLADWVSGKISFYTLPPSTHTLPAHLSAEIVKEMTEVFDIEDTEQANEDTMECLATGESDELLGDMDPLEMEIKWLHSPMVKIADAMENKTTVYKIGDLTGYCTNPNRHQMGWAKRNVDLHPRNNSSVDVCPVDRRPMLQRIMETDPLQQGQALASALKNKKKLQKRTDKLASKLSDSMMSALDLSGNADDSAGD, from the exons ATGATGAAACTTAGACACA aaaataaaaagccagGTAAAAGTTCCAAAGGCCGCAAGAAGATAAGTTGGTTCCACACTCAG CCTGCAAAGCAGAATGGGAAGAAAGCAGCCACCAAAGTGGCCTCCGCTCCCCAGTTTGTTCACTCCAATGATCATGCCAGTCGGGAGGCTGAATTAAAGAAGAAGAGG GTTGAGGACATGCGGGAGAAGCAGCAGGCTGCCCGGGAGCAAGAGAGACACCGACGCAGGACCATTGAAAGCTATTGTCAGGATGTCCTGCGACGCCAGAAGGAGTTTGAGCGCAAG gagGAAGTTTTGGAGGAATTAAATATGTTTCCTCAGTTGGATGATGAAGCCACAAGGAAGGCTTATTACAAGGAGTTCCGTAAG GTGGTGGAATACTCTGATGTGATTCTAGAAGTCCTGGATGCCAGGGACCCATTGGGCTGCCGCTGCTTCCAAATGGAGGAGACTGTCCTGCAGGCAGAAGGCAACAAGAGGCTGGTCCTGATCTTGAACAAGATTG ACCTGGTCCCCAAGGAGGTTGTGGAGAAGTGGCTGGAATACCTTCGGAATGAGCTGCCAGTCGTAGCTTTCAAGGCCAGCACCCAGCATCAGGTCAAAAACCTG AATCGCTGCAGTGTGCCAGTGGATCAAGCCTCTGAGTCACTGCTGAAAAGCAAAGCCTGCTTTGGAGCTGAAAATCTCATGAGGGTTCTGGGGAACTATTGCCGCCTGGGTGAAGTACGCACCCATATCCGTGTGGGTGTTGTGG GCCTTCCCAATGTTGGGAAGAGCAGCCTGATCAATAGCCTGAAGCGCAGCCGTGCATGCAGTGTGGGAGCCGTTCCTGGGGTCACCAA GTTCATGCAGGAGGTCTACCTGGACAAATTCATCAGGCTGCTGGATGCCCCGGGCATTGTCCCAGGACCCAACTCGGAGGTGGGCACCATCCTGTGCAACTGCATTCGTGTGCAGAAGCTGGCGGATCCTGTGACCCCAGTGGAGACCATTCTGCAGCGCTGCAACCTGGAGGAG ATTTCCAGCTATTACGGTGTCTCTGGGTTCCAGACCACTGAGCACTTTCTGACTGCAGTGGCCCACCGcttggggaagaagaagaaggggggcATATACAGTCAGGAGCAGGCAGCCAAAGCTGTCCTGGCTGACTGGGTGAG CGGGAAGATCAGCTTCTATAcactcccaccctccacccacaCTCTGCCTGCCCATCTCAGTGCTGAGATTGTTAAGGAGATGACTGAGGTCTTCGACATTGAGGATACCGAGCAGGCCAATGAGGACACCATGGAAT GCTTGGCCACTGGAGAATCTGATGAGCTGTTGGGTGACATGGACCCGCTCGAAATGGAGATCAAGTGGCTCCATTCTCCGATGGTGAAAATAGCAGATGCCATGGAAAATAAAACCACGGTGTATAAG ATTGGAGATCTCACTGGGTATTGCACCAATCCAAACCGTCATCAGATGGGGTGGGCTAAGCGCAACGTGGACCTTCACCCCAGGAACAATAGCTCAGTGGATGTCTGCCCAGTGGACCGCCGCCCGATGCTACAGAGGATCATGGAGACAGACCCCCTGCAGCAGGGCCAGGCTCTGGCATCTGCCCTGAAGAATAAGAAGAAGCTCCAGAAGCGTACAG ATAAACTCGCCAGCAAGCTGTCTGATTCCATGATGTCCGCCCTTGACCTCTCTGGCAACGCTGATGACAGTGCTGGTGACTGA